The window GAGATGCTAACGGAGAAGTTGATCCGTGGGAAGTGAGTTCGAACCAAGTTGTTGGCAATATGATTTTCAAGGTACCAAAGCTTGGCTGGCTAACTATATGGTTTAAGAATTTAGCTTCGAGGTTTGCCTAACACGTAATAATAATGCTATAAATATATTTATAATGGTTAAATGATAAGTTTTATTAACCATATATTCGGAGGAGCGCATAATTGAATAAATATATTCGAAATTCGATTCTAGGCATTGTCCTAGTAATTACAATCACCTCGTTACTCATGATATCTCAAGGTACAAATGCACAACAAGAAGCACAAACAGTAAGAGTAGACGTAGGAACATATCCAATAGATCTACCTGTAATTGTTGATGGGGTAATATACACTCCCAGTAAGACAGGTAGACCAGTCTTCTACTGGGACATAGGTAGCGTACACACAATTAGAATAGTGGAACCTGTGTACTACGCTGCACCTGGTGCCCGTGTAGTATTTAAAGGATGGAACACCGGTGACACAGGAAAACAACTAACGATAAACGTAACTAGAACAATCTCAATCATAGGCTTATACCAGCGCCAATACTTCATCGAGGTAACCTCAACATACGGCAACCCTACAGGCTCAGGGTGGTATTCTGAGGGAGCAAGAGTCAATATGAGTGTGGAAAAGATATTTCCACTAGATCTAGGAGTCAGAGCTGTATTCAAACAATGGACAGGTGGAATAACACCTGAAAATCCTACCAACTTTGTATATGCATTCGCACCAACTACTATTAAAGCACAATGGACCATAGAATACTATGTAAACCTAACCTCCAACGTGAATGCTAGTCTATCTGGTTCAGGATGGTATGAGAAAGGGAAGGTTATCAGAATAAATGCTCAAGACAAAGTTAACAAGGACGATAATACGCAATACAGATTTTCTGACTGGAAAGTAGTTAAGGGGAACATAGTTCTCGATTCGCCTAATAAAAGACAGCAGCTCATATCAGTAAACGAGCCTGTAATGCTGGAAGCCGAATATGACACATACTATTTAGTTAAAGTGCTTTCACCGTATGGAGCACCACAGCCCCCCGAATACTATAAGAAAGGATCACAAATTCTAATCAACCTAGAGTCTCCAGCTGAGATCAATTCTGGTGTAAGGAAGATCTTCGTGAAATGGAATACTGGAAGTAAAGCATTACCGTTGAAGATAACTGTAGATAAACCGTTGACATTGGCAGCTATATGGAAGACACAGTACAAGCTAGTTATTGATTCTAAAGTACCAGCTGTATCAGGTGATGGATGGTATGATGAGAACAGTAAGGCCAAGATCACAGCATACGAGAGTGCCCCATCGAAATTCGGTTCTAAATACTTGTTCAAGGGGTGGCAGGGAGATTATAAGAGCCTATCAACAACAGGAACTGTTCTAATGGATTCACCCAAGCATATTGTAGCAGTTTGGGAGAAAAGCTATGCAGGAACCTATGTAAGTATAATAATAGCGGTAGCAGTGATACTGGGATTCTACTATGGATACAAGAGATTTCTATTGCCACGGATTACTAAGCATAACGAGGAAATTGAGCCGGTAGAATAGTGAATCATGTACTCATATCTCCTAGCATCCTTGAACCAATTGTGTATCCTTTTTCTGTGAGCCTATAAAGCTTTAGATTGTTTCTAACATAAGCTACTTCTATGAAGCCAGCTGCAACCAATCCTTCAAGGTATTTGATAACATTTTTATGATTCATGTTCACATTTCTAGCTATCCTTCTCACTGTAAATAAATCAGTTTTTCTATGGTTGTTCATGAATTCTATTATTCTAAGGTAAGGGGTACCCTTGAATAACTCTATTACTGCAAGTAAGCATGATAATACATGCGTCTCCTTACGGCGCGCGTTTTCAGGAGCCGCTGTCTCATTACATGTAACGTTTAAGTCTATAGTGTTCAAAATTATTACCCCTATGATCGTATATACACGCTAGGACTAAATAAATCATATATAAAATATGTTAATATACATAAACAACTTATATATTGTTAATATATAAAAATTATTCATCTATTGAGAACTTGGGAGAAAAGTTTAAAACGAACAGTCAATTAAAAGAATTCTATCAATGCTAGCACAATCATTCCTTCATCCAAACTTGTACTCTCAAGATCTTGCTTAAGAAAAATTACAAGAATATTGGGAATACGAACTAAATACATTGTATTACTAATCATATCGCTCATCTATTGAAAACACAGACATACATCAATAAACTAGAGGGGGATGACAGAGTCACAAGTTAACAACAGTATTACATTAACTAATATCTTACAGGTAGGTTAAAGAAAGAATACAATAATGGAGACTGAAATATATAGAAACGAACTAGGATGATTTTACTTCAGGCTTCAATATAATGTAGAGATAATAGATTGCTGATCCAATAAGGAAGGTCATAAACCCTGTCGTTAACATCATCACTCCCCGCAGTGTTGCCAGTTGGTTAACGTTTTCTAGAGATAACACTTGAGCTAATACAGGAACCAAGTTCTTAGGAACTATCGCTAAGACCCTGGGATCCGTTAGATCCGCAATGAAATATGGGTATTGGCTAAATGCATTTAGATACTCGCCTATTAAAACAGTAAACAGTGCAATCCCTCCGCCAAATAACATCCACTTACTGATTCCAGCATCCAATGATCCTTTTCTAATAGCGTTATATGCTCCGATGATGATCACGAACTGAATTGCTACAAGGATCACCTTGAATATAAATAGCCAGCTCATGTCATAGTGTACTATTCCATCTCCTACCTTCCATCCTAGATTAGCGAAAATGTTGTTAAACTTGTATGCAACATTTTGAAGTGAAAACGCGTACCATAGCCCTAGGAACGCCATTATTATTAGGCCAAGTAATACATATGGTACTGTTTTCTTAACGAATAATAGAGAAACTCTCTTCATTTCTTCATCGCTTGATTTTACGTATCTATAAGCATATGCTGATGCCAACGCAAATGTCCCAGCAGTAAGAGCTCCTATAATACTCTTCAGATATAATGGTGGTAACGTGGGATTAGCGAGAGCCTTCATTAAATCGAGCCTAGGTACACCGTCTTCGAAGTATAATCCTTGTGGAGTGTTAAGGAAGGCGAAAACAGCTCTAAAACCGAGAGGTATCAGTAAAAACGTCAATGCCATAAAGAACCCTATACTCAAATGAGTACTAGGAGCCCACCTATCCCAGCCATAGTAGAATGCTGCTATAGTGAAGAAATTGAGAACTATAGACAATATTGCTATGGCAAATGGTGACATTGCTATATTACCGGCCAGTCCTATGAAACCAGGATAAAAACTCAGTAGGAACACGGTGAAAGCAGTAGCAAATACTCCGGCTAGAGCATAAGTTGCCGCAAGCATCCTAGTTAATTCTCTTGCAACACGCTCTAACCCCTTATCATCCTCCTTAAGCGACCTCCACCTAAGATACGGTGCAAGTATTCCAAGTGTTATGCCCATGTTGACAAGGACGATGTGGAACCCGAAGACAAAGGCCAGCCAGAATACAGACTCCATCACTTGGCCAGCACCTCCTTACTACTAGGTACCCACAGTATTCTCCACACTGCATATACTAGTATTGTTAACATTGCAACGAAGTAAAGCGCTACTAACACCACCTCCCATACGGGGGCAGGGTTAAATGTATGGGCTACATCAGGTGTCATAATACCATATATAGTCCATGGTTTTCTACCGATCTCTCTGACTGCCCAACCAAGATATGATACTAGTTGGACTACAATTATACCTACTAGTCCAAGCTTATATAACCACCTAGATGTCCTTGTCTCTTTATTTCTCCACGCATAATAAGCTATTCCGAGTCCATAGAATCCTAATAGTATTGCTAGAAATATCTTAGTATAATAGAGGTAGTGAACTAGTATAGGCGGTTTGCATGTATGGATTGCTGGATTCGTGGCTGCCTTGAATTGGCAATAATTGGGATCAATAGTATCATAGTTTGGCATGTGAGCATTCGTAGAACCGTAAGCTAGGAACTCCATGAACTTGTCCAGATGGAATGTACGGGTTATACTAAAGTGCTGAGTTGTCACTCCTTCTATAGCAGAGAGTTTCTCTGGATTGTAGTGTGCAATAACTGACCCCATTTCGTGGCCGAATACGAAGCCTTGGAGTGCTATGGCTATTACAGCAAAATATGCTGAATACTTCAGAAACTTCTTAGCATATTTCTTGTATTCCCCGTTTTCTATTTTGCCTGTAAGCCTGAACGCGTAGACTCCCATAACAGTGAAGCTAGACGTGGTTAACGCAGCTCCTATAGCATGCATAATGCTTGCTGCATACACTGGGGACTCGAACGTGACCTTATAGACTCCTTCACGGTCAATCGTGTTGGTGAGTATCTTATCTACTATTACCTTTACAGGAGTATTTAGCAAATTATTC is drawn from Candidatus Tiamatella incendiivivens and contains these coding sequences:
- a CDS encoding cytochrome ubiquinol oxidase subunit I, which gives rise to MVIGQWLSYPAASDRVLSMIGIEVHWAILQYVLGLPFMAFISLVIYAIKKDETWKKIALTLTKGFILVFAVGAATGTGAEFGLLLLWPNLTEAAGRYIYFPLYVEIFAFMMEVIFVYMLYYGWNRFKPWALVIVALLAFSGAWFSGTQIVSVNAYMVAPTGIHPAYDPATGQWLYSQGYPKLDLYVPDDMVPLLNITTLMKLGMTVSGATQDSIVVQMPVRIVQRLAWESWHGVRVKDSILMIVVNKTTVSHMSQDQLNNLLNTPVKVIVDKILTNTIDREGVYKVTFESPVYAASIMHAIGAALTTSSFTVMGVYAFRLTGKIENGEYKKYAKKFLKYSAYFAVIAIALQGFVFGHEMGSVIAHYNPEKLSAIEGVTTQHFSITRTFHLDKFMEFLAYGSTNAHMPNYDTIDPNYCQFKAATNPAIHTCKPPILVHYLYYTKIFLAILLGFYGLGIAYYAWRNKETRTSRWLYKLGLVGIIVVQLVSYLGWAVREIGRKPWTIYGIMTPDVAHTFNPAPVWEVVLVALYFVAMLTILVYAVWRILWVPSSKEVLAK
- a CDS encoding cytochrome ubiquinol oxidase subunit I → MESVFWLAFVFGFHIVLVNMGITLGILAPYLRWRSLKEDDKGLERVARELTRMLAATYALAGVFATAFTVFLLSFYPGFIGLAGNIAMSPFAIAILSIVLNFFTIAAFYYGWDRWAPSTHLSIGFFMALTFLLIPLGFRAVFAFLNTPQGLYFEDGVPRLDLMKALANPTLPPLYLKSIIGALTAGTFALASAYAYRYVKSSDEEMKRVSLLFVKKTVPYVLLGLIIMAFLGLWYAFSLQNVAYKFNNIFANLGWKVGDGIVHYDMSWLFIFKVILVAIQFVIIIGAYNAIRKGSLDAGISKWMLFGGGIALFTVLIGEYLNAFSQYPYFIADLTDPRVLAIVPKNLVPVLAQVLSLENVNQLATLRGVMMLTTGFMTFLIGSAIYYLYIILKPEVKSS